One Cardiocondyla obscurior isolate alpha-2009 linkage group LG09, Cobs3.1, whole genome shotgun sequence genomic window, TTTTTTGCCACTCAGTACAGCACCTAGATATTTCTGTCCTAATGGTCCATAATGAGTCTGAAGAATTTTCCAACCATCAGCTGTTTGCAACTGTTGTCGAATAGAGGTTACCAGCTGTTCAGTATCcacggaattaaaaatttcatcgaTGGAATTAGCGTGTGAAAATTCATGTGATAAATTTTGCTGACCTGCAGTTTTAGATGTCTCATTTAATGTATGTAGATCGGTGTTTGATCGTTTCAACATTGAAGATGTTGCGTTTACACGTTTCGGAGTTGATGTCGTTATTGAAGATGTTGCGTTTACACGTTTCCGTTTTAGTGCCGATCTGTTATATTCTTTGTCTTCAGATAATGATATCGGAGATGGGGAGATTGACCGCTTATGTTTTGGTGTCGACATTTCTTCTTCTCCAGAGTAATACAGTTCGTTCTTCGGTATAACTGATTCGGCTTCGTTGTTTACATCGGTGTTTTCCACAATTTGTTTCAAAGTTTCGACGATGGGTTTAAAATGCCGCTCCAGTGCGATATCCTCGTCCATTTTTCCCGTTTTCATAGCATGATATTTTTTGCGAATTGAATCACTCGTTTGAGcgattttctttacaattgtTTCATGATTTTTAAGTTCATTAGTGGTATTCATATCGAGCG contains:
- the LOC139105458 gene encoding uncharacterized protein, whose amino-acid sequence is MNTTNELKNHETIVKKIAQTSDSIRKKYHAMKTGKMDEDIALERHFKPIVETLKQIVENTDVNNEAESVIPKNELYYSGEEEMSTPKHKRSALKRKRVNATSSITTSTPKRVNATSSMLKRSNTDLHTLNETSKTAGQQNLSHEFSHANSIDEIFNSVDTEQLVTSIRQQLQTADGWKILQTHYGPLGQKYLGAVLSGKKSVTIDSVYGVYFNDSGTMIGSKRIELDKNDDIFIDGKKYPGTVGLYELIFMKFPNESSYTDIDKQYYKSILLSTNAHKRDYSEQNQVKSNKGHKYKSIIAPLLDKKVGQDIPSTVILNDNKIDYIHWNDRNEFVDRLRLLEASRHAGHNAHDNEILSIIEELREAGLIIN